AGGCATGTTCCGTCTGTCATCAATAGAGGGGCACCGGTGTGGCCCCACCACCTCATCAATCTCCTTCTGGATTTTTGCTATTAAGAATGACAGAGGGAGGATTAATACACtctctctaaacacacacagacatatacagATGTTTTAGCACTCCTGGTCAAATGATATTTTAACTTGTTGATGAGATGTATGAATAGTCCAATGGTGCTGTAATGCACTACCTAGGAAAGGCCTCATGCACACAGTGTATCAATATATTGTAGACTCCTGCAGTATAATAAAAAGCTTATCCCAGATTGTGTTTTGCATTGATATCCCCTTCAGTAGGTGTGCCCTCAATATTTGCAAGTGTAATGCTGTATGGGGTGACATGCTTTACAGAAGTGGGAAGGAACATGCCATTTCTACTGTTGAGGTTTGGCTAGACCATGCACATCATGCCACTATATTGCTCCTTTGGAGTAGTGTCCTCTCTCTGCTAAATACAGACCCAACACCCTCATTAGTCTGATTTATTCTCTGACATGATGCAGCACTTGCTATTAAAgaaatattcaaatgtgttaCTCCTAAAGACTGAGTGTGCAATGGGATGTCTAGTGTCATGTCATTTGTCACCTTGGATATCTGGATGCTTCATCATGAGCAGTAGGCCCTGTCTAATAGTAGAGGAGGTGGTTTCAGTGCCAGCACTAAACAGGCTCCACAATGTGCTCAACAGGTTGTTGAAATTAAAGTCTGTATTAGGATTGTGTTTCTCCTGCAGAATAAAGAAACTCACTGTCATTATCTGTTTGCTATACCATAGGATTTCATGCAGAACACGTTTTACTATTTCATTTTAACTGCCAATGTAAACAATTCTGTCACCCAAAATGACTTAATACTAATTGCAGTATACTATACTAACTTAGTATACTAATAGCATACATAAAGAAGACTTTACCTCCTCCATTCGTATAAGGAAGGCTTCAATGAAGTCCTGTGGTGGTGATGAAGGATCCAAAGACTTCCTCCTTGCCTCTACCTCGAGTTTTAGAGAAGCTTTAGTCTCCTTCACAAGTGAAAGCACTTCATGGATCTTTCCAGGAAAGAGGCTAACAATTCTGGGGAAAATGTTGTAGGcctgtaagagagagaaagatgaaagTATGAATAGATGATCCATGGTGTTAAGTTGTGAGATCATTAAAAGATTAATTTGCATGAGTTCAAGAATTCAAAATCAAAATAAGGAAAAAggaaatgtgtactgtatgctACATGCATCATATatccaataaaaaaatatacatctGGTGTTTACAACAAGATTTATTAGGATTGATGATTGCTTAGGATTTTCTTTAGACAAAATCATTTCAGACTGATGATTAGTATAAAAACAAGAACTGAATTTAAATAAAAGGATTTTACAAGTATTGTTTGCAAACAGAATGGAGAAAAAACATTATAAGAAAGCAGATCAGTTTTAAAATCAACTACTGAAGTTGAATACAGTACCTGACCAACAGAGCCATTCAGAAAACTGAAGTATTCGGTAATGCTTCTGATGAAAAGTTTTAACTGTGGGTCATCAGGTTTAAATCTTCGGCCAAGCACAACCGAACAGATCACATTACACACTGCTTCAGATAGCATATCTCTGGGATTAAATGCAGAGTCTGAATGGGGAAAAAGATTAGCCAGAATTACTGCAGACATTACTGCTGTATAATTAGGAGCTTTGTAACATGAGAAAGCAGTTAAGGTAAAAGAAAGACAAGCTTTTATTTGCTTAAACTCTTTGACAGCTcacaaaagcatttgtaattgcAACCAATTTTCTGGGAGACTTCACAACATTTAATAGATAGCCGCTGTACCTCCAAATGTGCTGAAAGTTTGCACCAGATAACTGGCCTCTTCCTTTACTTTTTCCTCAATGCTTTGCCGACCCATACCAAAATTCTTCAGGGTTGTGATGCAGAATCTTCGCAGTTGCTTCCACCTGTCCCCATTGCTGACCAAAACACCTGTAGAGTAGAGAAAACATGCACAGAACATGAAGAGCAGGAAAATATTTACTGGGCTCAGTGCTTTTGCTGCTGTGCAGAATGAACTCACCATATCCCTCAGTGACCTTCAGTAGGAGGGGATAGTTTGCACGACCGCTAAACTCTTCACCCAGGCCAATCATAGAGTCCTTCAAGGCTTGGTATCCAGAGATCACCACAACAGGAGTGTTAGCAAACCAGAGGGTGAAGATGGAGCCATACTTTTCACTCAGCTGATGCAGAAAATTGTGAGATTAGATACAATTTCAAatcaactgaaactgaaactgtaAACATTAGTCCAGGCAGTTTTCTTCACTGACCTTTAACATAACATGACTGTATCTGCATCAGTTGATCTGCCTCAGAGGTTATAAACACATGATTGGCCATCTGTTTAAATTAATGGCCTGAATGTCATGTAAAACAGCCTGTCCTCTTTACCACACCTCCACTCATCTGAACAACTCTTTTACAATTTGTACTGACTGCATTTCAAAGTCAAACAAAGACAAGTGCAGTTGGTACAGGTATATCATGGGAAAATGCACTAACATGAGGAGTATGAgtacttttgtacttttatttggaAGGACTGTTTGCATTTATTAATggattaatttaataatgaaacattaataaaacatttctaatcaattttaaaatgtaacaagcatgtaaatgtaaactattGTGTTCTGTTGAACAGTATAAATGTGGTGGCTGCTTAtcctttttaatatttaatcatttcaATACTTGCAATTGAGAAAAAATGCAGAACCAACATGTTAAGTGTGTTCTACAGCTTCATACTCCTGTCAGTCACTTTTATGTTTTTCTAAAGAATTTTAACTAATTTTACTAGTTTTTACTCATTTTAGTTTtagttgaaaataataaaaagggtTGTTTTTCAACATGCAGCGCTGTAAAGCTCTGTACCCATGGTAACAAACTCATGACACATTTGTGGTACAATCCAAATCCTAAGGAGAAAAGTCTGGAGTGTATCCACTTTCACATTAATAACAGGTGATAATGCAGAAGGACACAATAGGCCATCTACTGTGTGTAGCTGCTGGGAAACTGCTTATATGTTTGTGTTGCTTTGTCTTACTGGTGTTGGTGCTCACATAACCTCCTTTGACTCAAAGAACAGGTCCTTTTGTTTATTCCCTCTAACTTATCTACTTTAAGACCAGAGCAATAACAAACAAGTGACCAATACAACAAATGACGTCCTCATTTCCTTATAGGGTTAATAAGAGGGATTATTATTTTGCTGGACTTTACATtgctatttttatataattatgtttttgtacagttAATTACGTAATTCATTATCTGTAGCTGGACTTACATTCACTGTCAAAACGTTTATAATAAAAACATCATAAGAAGAAACAGATATGAGTGGTGAGTGTTACTAACCTTAAGGTAATGCTTGTACGGCTCCTTGACACGCAGCTGAAAATAGTTACCCACCAAAGGAGCAGGAGAGGGACCTGGAGGCAGCCTCTCATAAGCCTTCTGATATTCTGTCTTTCTACTCTtccaaaataaaaagaagacagcAGTGGCCACGGCAATGCACAAGACGTTTGACAGGAAAAGCTCCATGTTGTACAGATGGGGAAAGATCCTGTGCTGACAAGCGAGTCAGACCGAATGAGAGGAAAATAAAACTCGATCAAAGTCTAAAGTTCTGCTCAGACCCTCCCAGTCAGTGCGGAAACCGAGAGCGTCAGATGTACTGTTCCATAAAGTTCACGTCTAGCAGAAAACAGTCCAAATGCCCAGATGTGTTATTGTTCCACCTGTGTCATCGAGGATGCACCAGGGCGCGGCTTGTGTGCACTGGGGACAGCCAAGTATCTCATGATGCATTACGCACCATGCTGCTGTTCCAATAGCAGAATCCGCACACAGCGTCCTCAGGAGTTTGTACTCGCGAGTCTAAGCCAGTACTACCAAGTACATTAGTCCAAACTAGAGAAGAATAGAGAATCCCCCAGAGACTTTACATTAGTGAGGCAAGGGGGTGTCCTTCTGCGGCAGAGAAAGTGCCAGTCAAACTTGCTAACTTCCATAAGCAGTTAAATGAACATGACATCCCAGTGAGTTTCTGGGGATTGAAGAAAGAGCGGAGATAGGAGACTGGTCCAGTCAGGAGTCAGAGCTGTGACGTAACAGGGAGAGGGTGGAGCACCGTCCACCCTGAAGGTGTGGATTCTGTGGCTTGTTATCAGGTGAGCCAGACGTCAATTTTAGGGCTTATGCAGTAAGAGGTTTATTTTTATACTGATTTGTTAATAAGGAGGTAAGAACAGAgatgtttaaacactgtttaatacATCCAATAAACATTGCCATGGGGAAGTAGACAAGTATTGTAAGCAATCTGCTGCTGTGACAGGTTCATTTAGCAGCGATTTATTGGACTCACAAATAGTAGAGCATCTATGATGCAGTCACATACTCCAGGGTGAATTATTGCTCTCATTTCGCTCATTTATGATGAAACATACCCAGAAATAatcttacactatatggacaaaaacattgggacacctcttaatcattgaggTCAGATGGTTCATTCAGTCCCttttgccacaggtgtataaaatcaagcacctagccatgcagtctgccttaaCAACCAGTTGCACAAGACTGGGTGgctctaaagagctcactgaattccagggTGGTACTGTTACAGGAAGCCACCACTGCAACAAGTCCGTTTGTATTTTctttccctcctagatattccacaatCGTCTGtataggaaccacagcaactcagccacgaaGTGCCAGATCACACAAAATTGCAGTCACcaacactctgctgactcagtatctgtctgttcctgttagagctgcaaatggGGGACCAACTCCACATTAATGGATACAGGTTATATGTGATTAAAGCTCCTgttggtgtaatgtgtaggcgtcctaatacttttgtccatatagtgtgtaatcGTTTTCAAAGTATATTGCCTCTGGGGTCTCTGAGGGTCCCTGGGGGTGCTCTTTATAAGAAGgcctatttttgtttttgtgttatttaaatAGGACTCAGATTCAGAATACTTTGTACTTATTTAAGTACTTATTGTACTTCTTGATGGATTTATTTAGGAATGaaacattaattaaacattGTAACTGACTTACAAGCTTGTAAATTAAACTATTTTGTTATGTTGAACAGTATGAGCTGGTGTGGTGGCTGTTCTTAGcgttttaatattttatcattttaataattcttcataaaataaaatgcaggaAAGCAATTAAGAAAAACTGCAGAACCAAAAAGTGTGTTCTACAGCTTCATACTCCTGTCAGTCACTTTTATGGTTTTCTAAAGCATTTTAACTAATTTTACTAGTTTTTACTCATTTTAGTTTtagttgaaaataataaaaagggtTGTTTTTCAACATGCAGCGCTGTAAAGCTCTGTACCCATGGTAAAAAACTCATGACACATTTGTGGTACAATCCAAATCCTAAGGAGAAAAGTCTGGAGTGTATCCACTTTCACATTAATAACAGGTGATAACAATGCAGAAGGACACAATAGGCCATCTACTGTGTGTAGCTCTGGCTTACTGGTGTTGGTGCTCACATAACCTCCTTTGACTCAAAGAACCGGTCCTTTTGTTTATTCCCTCTAACTTATCTACTTTAAGACCAGAGCAATAACAAACAAGTGACCAATACAACAAATGAAGTCCTCATTTCCTTATAGGGTTAATAAGAGGGATTATTATTTTGCTGGACTTTACATTGctgttttttatataattatgtttttgtacagttAATTACGTAATTCATTATCTGTAGCTGGACTTACATTCACTGTCAAAACATTTGTAATAAAAACATCATAAGAAGAAACAGATATGAGTGGTGAGTGTTACTAACCTTGAGGTAATGCTTGTATGGCTCCTTGACACGCAGCTGAAAATAGTTACCCACCAAAGGAGCAGGAGAGGGACCTGGAGGCAGCCTCTCATAAGCCTTCTGAAATTCTGTCCTTCTACTCTtccaaaataaaaagaagacagcAGTGGCCACAGCAATGCACAAGACGTTTGACAGGAAAAGCTCCATGTTGTACAGATGGGGAAAGATCCTGTGGGATCCTGTGTGTTAAAGGGGCGTGAACCTCAATCTTGAAACACTTGCTAACTTCAACAAGCAGTGAAATGGAAATGGCATCCCAGTGTGTTTctgagaaataaagaaagagcaTCGAGCTTTATTGAGCTTGCAGACGACCATGTGAGTGAACTTTGGAGGAGACTGGTCCAGGCAGGAGTCAGAGCTGTGACGTaacagggagagggagaaggggaAGCAGCGCCCCCCGTCGTCCAGCCATCCTGAAGGTGTGGATTCTGTGGCTTGTTTTTTAGGTGAGCCAGACGTTATTTTACTGAAGCAGTGCTGGTTCTTGGTGCAGGGCTGAAGCATGACTGTACTGTAGTCAGTGAATGGAGGGAGGGTGAAGGTGTGAAtgttgtggagcagtgaagggGCGGGGCCTCTGATTGGTGAGTggcattattatattaaaaagatTCACAAAATCAGCAGTAAGTGTAAAACTGATTAGACATGGTAGCATCAAGAGTTTATACTCTCTGGGGTGAGGAGTGATCTTTAATAGAGCTTTTATCTCTGACCaaaaatgttataaataaaaaataatcagcagTTTCATAGTTTCAGAGTATAATCATTGTCATGAGTTCGGTCTAGACCACAGACACAAACCTCACCATTTATGCTATTATATAGTGAATAACTATTCTAAAAATTAACAGCATTTTAAGCTAGTCCTTGGCTTCCATTGCTACATCAAGTaccaggagtgtgtgtgagaacaaTTCAGTTACTAGCTACATTTCTACATCACTACATTCATTGTATTTTTGATGTAGGGACGTCTGAATGCTATTACAGCAATTGTGTGATGATATTCTGAACGTGAATCTGTGTCATCATGAATTTTACACATATGAGGAATTTATCTTGCTGAGTGCACACGTGTATGATATGTGACATATTATACAGATTAGACACAAAGTACACAGATCACTGACAATCCTCTAAAAGACAGGCATTATGGATGGCATGCATTCCCCTCTAATCCAGTTCTGTCCGACCAGTGGTTACACATGATAGGTCTGCATCTGATAAGCAGCATCACTGTAAGCAGCATCTGAACgtgtctgaaaatgaaaatggcaTCCCAGTGAGTTTCTGAGGACTGAAGAATGAGCATCAAGCTTGGTTGAGCGTGCAGACGACAATGTGAATGAACCTCGGAGGAGACTGGTCCAGGCAGGAGGAGTCAGGCTGGGATGGAGCTTGCAGGAGATTGGTTGAGGCAGGAGTCAGGCTGGGAT
The sequence above is drawn from the Salminus brasiliensis chromosome 11, fSalBra1.hap2, whole genome shotgun sequence genome and encodes:
- the LOC140565722 gene encoding cytochrome P450 2M1-like; this encodes MELFLSNVLCIAVATAVFFLFWKSRRTEFQKAYERLPPGPSPAPLVGNYFQLRVKEPYKHYLKLSEKYGSIFTLWFANTPVVVISGYQALKDSMIGLGEEFSGRANYPLLLKVTEGYGVLVSNGDRWKQLRRFCITTLKNFGMGRQSIEEKVKEEASYLVQTFSTFGDSAFNPRDMLSEAVCNVICSVVLGRRFKPDDPQLKLFIRSITEYFSFLNGSVGQAYNIFPRIVSLFPGKIHEVLSLVKETKASLKLEVEARRKSLDPSSPPQDFIEAFLIRMEEEKHNPNTDFNFNNLLSTLWSLFSAGTETTSSTIRQGLLLMMKHPDIQAKIQKEIDEVVGPHRCPSIDDRRNMPYTDAVIHEIQRSTDLAPTSVPHKMLRDTEFNNYLIPKGAIVLPLLSSVLTDPKLWKNPNHFDPDNFLDEEGRFKKNDAFVPFGMGKRACLGEALARVEVFIFITSLLQHFTFKATDPPEQIDTTPLICSFGRLPRSFECYAVRRT